The Quercus lobata isolate SW786 chromosome 9, ValleyOak3.0 Primary Assembly, whole genome shotgun sequence region ATGAAGTCTCTAAAGATCCTTATTCTTTCCAActgcttaaaaattaaaacaattccAGAATTTGGGGAGAATATGGGACGTGTAAAAGATCTTTACTTAAATGGCACTGCTATTACAAAACTACCCACATCAATTGGGAATTTGAGTGGCCTTGTTTCACTGGATGTAAGGGATTGTAAAAATCTTATGTCTCTTCCCAGCACCTTTTTTGGTTTGACGGGGCTTAAAGATCTCAATCTTTCCGGCTGCGCAAAACTGCAAGAGAACTTGGGGCCTGGTGAAAGTTTTGATGGGATCGGACAGATGCCTTCTTATAATACCGTgttcaaaacttttaaaaaaatagcttttgGTGGATTTCAGCTTCTCCCTTTTTATCCACTGTCGAGAAGTTCCGAATCCATGGGCTTACTATCGTCTTCTCTATTTGGTTTGTCTTCTTTGATCAAATTgaatttaagttattgcaatctCAAGGAAATCCCCAATGATATTGCTTGCTTATtctctttaaaatgtttaattCTACGTGGAAATAATTTTAGTTGCCTTCCGGAAAGCATCTATCTAATCTGATTTATTTGAGGGTGGATGATATTACTGGATTTGGTTGCTCCTCATTGGAAACGGTACCAGATCTGTTGAGACCAAATTCTTCGTTTGAGCCAAAACTCGCACTTTCAAATTGCAGCAAACTAACTGACAATCAAGGATTCATTGACTTGTTTTTTGCAGTCATAAAAAAGTCTcctcaggtctctctctctctctctctctctctctctctctctctctctctctctctcacacacatagTTATAAGCCTCATGCTTTGCATGTTTCAGGGACTCTCTCCTAACTATTATGGGGAAAGATATGGAGTGGTTTTTCCTGGAAGTGAAATACCGGAGTGGTTTAGCCATCAATGTATGGGGAATGAAGTGAATATAATGGAACCTTTTTCTCATTTGTGTAATGACTGGATTGGGATTGCTGTTTGCGTTGCATTTTGTTCTCTTTCGTGTCAACCATTTCCTTGCGGTACGGTTCAGATCCGGTTGAGAGCCAATGGAAAATATATGTCTATTGTAGGTAAAAAGGGAAGATGTGTGGGTTACCGCATTGCCCCTGATATGGTTGCTTTATCAGATCATATTTGGCTGTTGTATTTGCTTCCTCAAAACATCTGGGAGGAGAACAGAAAATCACTATGGGAATGTGATGCAAATGGATTCCGCGAGAttggaattaaaattaataacaaagGTTCATGCTTGGTGAAGAAATGCGGGTTGCGTGTGGTATACAAGAAAGACATTGAAGATCTCAACGGTAAAGTGGTTCAGAGTAGCAACAACAGCATCATTCCTTATGAGGGCTTGAAAGAGTCCTTGAATTTATGGCCCATGGTAAATAGTATGAGGAGTCAAGTCGATACAAGGAATGTGGTCAAGAGCTAAGCAATTGGCATGAATTGCATGTAAGTCACTGTCATTGTCTTTCTTCTTAATTCAAGCTCTGTTGGTTGTTGcattatctttttctcttcagTATACATTTATAAATGGATTGCCCACCATGTGTTTGATTACAGTTGTCAATGAGTCTTCTAGTAGTTTGACTAGAATGAACAAAGAATGGCAAGAAATAGCTTTTTGTTGGAAAGTTTTAAATGCAGAAGAATTCATCAAACTTGGAAAGTTTTGGCTGCCAAACGTACTAGTTTACTGTTCTATCTCATGTTGTTTTCTTCCAAACAACAAATACTGAATAATAGATAGTATTGAATGGTAATATTTCTAAATCGCCTTAGAAAAAACATCTTACCCCTAATCATCCCATGTGATGCTTCTGCAAAGGCATGGGTAAGACCTTAATATTATTTGAATCTCAATTAAAAGTGACAAATCTTTTTCCTCTGCATTTTGTTGGTTACATACTTACATTTCATATTAAATTGATGACACGCCTTTATAACCATCCAAGTATATGCATATGGTTCTAGTTTTATCAAATTTCTCCAAAGGAATGTCCAATAAAATTGCTTAGGTTCTCTGAAAATTGTGGCAGATGTCCTAGTTAAAGATACGTTCAGAGAGAATTCTGAATTAGTTTGGAAACTCAATAGCCAAAATGATGCTAAGAGAATTTTCTTAATTCCTGTTTGTATTGCTCACAAGCTCATAAAGCCTAATTCTAAATATGGGTCTTATTTTAGCTAAAAAGGAAAATGGCTGTTGCATACCAAGAATTGTAGAAACCAAGCTGGTAGGCCTTTTATTGGTCTTAATGGCATTGCAACCAGTTATGTAGGATACAATTACCTTCTAAAATGATTATCGTTtcctgaatttttttctttttataattttcttcttgtgAGGGTAGAATTGAGAAGATATCTGATGACTAATGTCCTTTGTGTCCAAGATACTGAAAGATTAGACCATATTTTCCCCCCTTGTCATGTAGAGAAATCTGGCTTGTTTGATCTGTTCATTAGAACGGATTTCATTCAGCCTTACTTGATTCAGGCATGGATGAAGATTTGGATGAAGGGTAACAGGGGCCATTGAGAAATCATAAAGTACTTTTTGATGCCTTTTGTCTCTGATTTATGGTCTATTTGGACTTATGGGAATAAGGCAACagtgaataaaaaatctttatCTGCCACTAATGtagtgaaagtattgtaaaagtTTGATTTCAATGTGCAGGGTAACTAACAgttcaaaaacaaagaaaagcctCAACAGCACCAGGATAAGCAAGTCCACACCTTTAGAGAGTGTTCCAACTGGCAACCAACCACGTTGGATGAGAGCTGCAAGGGTAAGAGAAGGAAAGGGGATCCAGTTTCTTTCTGTAAAAATAGAGGTCCATGTCTGTGGCTGGTTTTTTCAGCTGGACTGTTGAAGATTCTATTGTGACAGCAACTTTATTGGCTTTTTTATGAAGCATTATTGAAGATTCTAGCTTTGGGATTTCTCTGTGTTAGTATTCTTAGAAGCAACAAAGAGGTGGCAGAGTTACCTAATAGAGAGGCTGTGGTAAAGGACAAATGTATGGGATTGACATGTGGATAGACGTTTTGGCAAAGCCTTGATCTCTAGCAACCATTGCGCCTAAGTCTTTATGAACAGTAGCTTGGATAATAGACAGAGAACTCCTAATCTTCTAATCTTTTCTTCTTGTGCTGTTTTGGTTCATTTGTTTCAATGTACCCAAAAAAGAATGGCAAGAAAAGGTTTTTGTTGGTGCTTTAGAGGCAGTAGAAATCATGGGCTGGAAAGCTTTTACTGCCGAAGgcattattaatttattgttttaccCATGTTTCCATTCAAAATTATGCTTATGGGTTGTCCTCAGTTTAGAATTCTATTAGCACAAGCTGATTGGTAAGAAAAGCCATGACAAATTGGCAGGTAATTCAAAGTGAATAAACTAGAATTCTActtcttatatttttccttcttgTCCTTTGCGTATAATTTGGTTTGCTTTAATTTCAAGTATGAAAAAGGGGTTTTATTTGTATGGAACTATCAAAATGCTTTCTTATTTCTTCTTGTCATCTAGAAATCTAGTTTGGTTAGATCTGTCCATTATTAATGTGGTCATGTATGGTAATAGTTTGATTTCTGCTAATGTCACATATAAATGCTTGTTGATGTTGATGGTCCTCTTCCTTCATTGGTGGAGCTCCTCCGTCAACGAGTGTCTCATATTCCATTGCGTTGTGGAGCAGCGTTGCTGcctttatttatcaaaaaaaaaaaaaaaaagtaatagttTGATTTCTATGTGACTATGCGTATGTTAGCTAACAGTTCAAATTAAAGGAAAGCCTTGACAGTGGAAAAATAAGTCCAGACATTTATAGAGTCTTCCAAATGGCAACCAATCCTGAAATGGGGAGGggattcaatatttttttgtaaaaatagagataGATGTATGGTCATGGCTGTTGTTTCAGCTGGGCCGTTAAGGATTCTGTATTTCTATGAAAGCAGCTGTTTTGTATTTGTGTGAAGGAGCAAGGATTGTTGAAGCTGCGAGCCAAGCCTGCAAGCCTTGGGATTTCTCTCTGGTAGTACTCTTAGAAGTAATGTCTTCTCATAAACTATATTACACTACAAAAATTCGTTGTCTTGTTCAAATTGCTATTAAAATAAATCGAAGTTTTTTGGAGAGAATTAGTTCCACTTCCATGTATCTTTTAGAACTTTGCTCGCAGATGTCATATTAGTCAATCAAGATTATCTacctttctaaaaaaaaagagtttgattCTTATCTAGTTGAAtaatttttagtcaaaatttatgctctatttgttttgatgtaaaatattttcaggaaaatattttctcattttactatgtttgttttgcaataaaatatttagtcaaaagtaaaatattttcagtcaacCAAATCAACTTGacaaatttatgtaaaatattttatgcttaaaattttgctaaaacattttacatttgctCTCTAACTCTCACCCCGATGCTTTCACTCCTTCAATCCAAAGTCTCTACACTATCTCTCCCTCAGTACCTCTCACACTATTTCCCATGACTCTCTCCCTCCCCACTCTCAGCTCCCCCTTCCCACAAATCAAAGCCACCAAACCATTCTTAAGTTCACGGCAACACTCATCTCCGGCAACTCTTATCGTCAACTCCACCTTTGCCATCGTCAGCTCCACCTCTGCCCACACAAACCAGAGACACTAAACCACTCTGGTTCACGGCGCCACCCATCTCCAATTCTCTCATCGTCAGCTCCGCTTCTGCCATCGTCAGCTCTACACCTTTGCCCACCGATTCTTGGTAAAACCACTCAAATCCATCAATTCTTTTTTCAGTCCGACCATACACCGTCTCTGACTCCACCGCTGATTCATTTATCCTCCATCACACCGATTCTACCTCCATTGTTGTCAACTCATCCATTGGTTCTCAAATCCGGGTTTTTTTAACCACTATGGGCTTTTTGGCTGGTTTATGAGTTGTGGTGGGTGGCTGGGTTTTTGATTTGCGGTGGGTGGCTGGGATGGTTTGTAGGTCACGGTGATGGCTGAGTTTTTTGATAGCTAAAATGGTTTATGGGTTATGGTGGGTGGTTGGCTGGCTTTGGCCTGTTTTTTTCATTCTCCAATTTGTGGATTTGAGTTGTCAGTCAGTCAGTGGAGTGTTAGGGTGGTGGTAGGTGGGTTTGTGTAGATATGGTGGTGGTTTGGGTGGttggtggtgtggtggtgggttggtTTTTGCTGGATTAGGTGGTGGTTGtgaaattgttaaatttttttcattttgttgaaacataaattttttttgcattttcaagAATGCAAAACAAACatggtaaaatgaaaatattttacatgtaaaatattttacttttgcaaatattttacatcaaaacaaacGGAGCGTTAAACACTTGAACTCCtactttatttatataataattgagtTGTTAACTTTACTGAAAACACTGTTATAATGAACAGCTAAAAGCTTGGCTCTAACATGGTCATGATTATAGAAAACAATGGAAGAATCCATGAAATCATGTAGAAATACTGGATTATCTTGGCCTTTACCATTAGGGGTTCTTATTGATAAATCTCTTGAAAAAGTTAGTGATGATGGTTAGTGGATGCATGATTTACAACATGAAATGGGCAAGAACATAGTTTATCAAGAGTTCCCTAGGAGTCTAGAAAGTGTAGTAGATTGTGGTTATATATTTGTAgacattaataatattcttacaaaaaaTATAGTTAGAGGTTATCTTCAAAACTTGAGCAACGTACCATTTTATATGGTTCAATAGACTTGGAACGGTTTTGGTAATCTTAAATTTTGCAATTCATTAATCCTTTTATTCACGACTATGAACAAAAGCTATTAAAGACATAACCTTAAAGTTACTTGAACTAAAATAAGCATATTAGAATTCTGAGAGTCCTTTTAAAAAAGTATCATCTTAAATTGCTCATAATTGGTAATGTTAACCTGTTGTATAATCTTGAAACGTCTTCCTAATGGCTTGAGCTTTCTCAATTAGTGTGGatacccttcaaaaaaaatttaaacaagttTCCATCCCATTaagcaatttttaaaaacatattgaAATTCCAAACTTCATTGGAATCCTAGTCCTAAGAAATTGGTCCTTGAAGATTGTATTAATTTACCTAGGTGCATACATCAATTGAagctcataaaaaaatattaaaaataataattaaaaaaggtAAATTTCTTAGTTGTAAACTCTCGATACTAtcacaataaaatttctaaactctgcacaaaaaaaattctaataacaaaaattatctCTCACGCCTCCCAGTCACGTGCCATTTTGGCGCCCAAATTTCCCCGGAAATTCCAATCACTTTCCTCCTTGCTCTCATTCACTCTTTCATAAACACCCTGTACAACCAAAAATCATCAATTCCTCAATGAAAATCCCCAAacccatctatatatatctagtgttagggtttttttttttttttttttttttcattttcgtATCTGAAACACAATGAAGCGACAAATTTCCAAAACTACTCATAAAGATCCATCACCGATCATCGGAGCTACTTTACCACAACAATCACGTCGTCTCCGTGTAGTTCGGAGCTCCGATTTCCGCATTCCAAATCCAACTTCCCAATCAACCAAAGGTTCTTCTagatcattcatttttcttttctttttttcttcgtgtaattggttcaaatttgattaattaacaagttctaagtttcaatttttagcaCGGAAAAtggatttatatataaatagggTTTAGAAATTTCATAGAGAAAAATTAGGAAATTAGAGTAGAATGTAGGTGCACTAAGAAACGAAGACAAAAATGCGCATCACTAACTGGCCCATTTCATGTTCTTGCTTGCATTGATATTGATGCATGGCTTAAATGACTCACCAAAATGAAGATTGTTGTTGTTCAGGCCCTAGAAtactaatttaaataaataagggtGTATCCCGAGGTAGATTCCTAAACTTGAATTTGTCGCCTGACGATTTTGGTGGAAAGCATGTATGCACCAAGGCTTGACTTTTATGCCTGAAAAAAATCTAGTACCTCATCCTTTTGCGTTAGAACTTTGCCATAATTTTAATGTGACAGATTGTGAGTAATGAAAAAGTGATGGGTCAATATAAAAGCGATAAGCAATCAATCACAGTTTACCACATAAAATAGTTGTGGAAAATTGTGCAGTCCTAGAATTACTCTTTATGCCTTGAATACTTATGCATggtattattttcatattagtTATTGAAACACATTCTCTTGCGCTAAACAACAGATTTGACATGGGCTCTTTGGCATTTATATCGTgattctttttttggattttattgcttatatgaatttttatggATGTGTGATAGTCATCCcttgtataatttatttgtttgaatgTTACCAGGCAAATGCTTGGGCCtatatctctaatttttttcccactGCACTTACCATTACGCACTATGGCATACTGCTTCACGACAAAATCATTTAAATTGAATTGTTGTTTCCTactaatttgtttcatttttcatttccatGTAGATATCAGCTGCAGGAAAAGAGTAAAGCTTACAAATCTTGATGTTAATATTCCCTTAAGTTGCAGAAGAAATGCCTCTTCCACAGCTTTAGAAGGAAGACAGAGTCCAAGATGTAAGTTTCTACTGCTGACCATacattgcttttcttttctggtGCTGCATATTCCTTGGGTTCTTGGTATTActtgttgttttccttttctggaagtaaaaatgtttttcctttttgtccTAAATGTTTAAATATATACAAGCCGTATTGTCATAATTATGTTGTATTTCTAGTGGTACCAATCAAAAGTAATTGGAACTCgtgtttgaaaatattaatcATTCCATTTGAATGTAACATGCAGACGATGACCCCAAAACTTCagaatttgcattttttaagaaattgaaggaaaatgcAGGCCACAAACACCAATCCCATACattagataaagaagaaaaccaGTCAAAGAAGTTCAGAATTAGTGACTGTTCTGGAGGTAAATGTTCAGAAATGCATCTCAACtgcaatttgggttttttttttctctcccagTCATAAAGGCTGGTAtgaatttatttcttcttctagaaaattttatgtatatgAATCAGCCatacttaaaatatttaaaggcAATGCACTTGTCTGAACATGATTATTTACATGCTTTCTCTGTACTATGCAGGAAACCCAAACAGTGTCAAATTTAGCTGTAAGGACTTCAGTTCCTCATTACTTGCTGAAAATGTCACACCCAGTAACTTTAGCTCACACCTGTCACCTCTTGGTGGGGCATCAAAGAAATCAGGTGTGTGTTGTAAAgtggcttttcttttctttttcttttttttcttcttttaatggTATGCTTCTGATTAGCATTTCTTTCTTGTTTATTCTATCAATAAAAAGGGCAGAAAATGATGACAACAAATTATTGCTCCTAATTTTGGAATAATTTTACAGTAATCTTCCTTGTAAATAAATGGAGATTGTTCTCTGTAATTTGAATGTGAAGTCTAATTTTTACTCCCTTTTTGTGATTTTATTATAACCTTTTAATATTGTGTGAAATAGCTCCTCTTCTGATGTCAAGAATGCACTGGCTTATCATTTCTAACATCTTTAAAAATGGCAGATATAAATGCAGTTATACTGACTTATAAACTGAAAAgagaaaggtaaaaaaaaaaaaaaaaaaaaagtggttatATTGTACTGTCCTGAGACGACTTTTAGGGATATCACTTGGTATTCTAAATCCctagaaaaaataattctaattcTTTGTAGGAGGTGAATGCTGCTTCCTTCATTGTTGACCACTTGCTTCTTGGTAGTTGATTCCTGGTGATTCATATCTGTTGCTGCCCATGCACTATGATACTTAGGGGGGGGTTATTTGACATGGATAGAATTAGAAAGCCATCTAGGAATGCAATTTTAGTAGGCTTGGGTTAGACGAATTTGTGATTTTAGTATTCCAAAAGGTGAGAGAGCACTATTAGGCTTCAACATTCTTAAGTAAAATATTCACCATCACTTTATTTAACCTCATCCTCAGTATGGTGTTCTGCTTCATAATCTAATGTTACATGATTCATAGTATCTTTAATCATGATTTTTTGTACATTGTCATAATATCCTCGTTAATGTTCTCATTTTGTAAATGACGATGCCAAATTAGAACCACTAATGAACTTGCTCAGTTTGCAATATATCCCGTGGATTTGGAATCCAAAACTTTGAAAtgatattttgacttttttaatgGTTGGCAGAGGGAAATTCACCAGAAGCTTATTCAACCTCAGCAGGTATATGCTGCCTGCATACatgaaaatattgagaaataTAGCAATGTGTTGAATCCTGGGGTTATGTATGCTTTGTTTGTTAGCTAATATAATGGAAGGAAAGGATgagaaaaatatagattttttcaACTTACTAAGCATTTTGtttccaaattccaaaatttattttattcttggcAATCCCATGGAGTTCTTTGGCATTTTTAAGGTAGATTATAACAATCTTTCTCCACTTCCAAATCTCACAACTAGAGATGCTGGTGGAATGCTTTGCCGAATAGTCTTAAATGCTTGCAAGTCTTTATTTTTAGGGGGCCAGCACGGGTATGGAGAAATCTTTTCTAAAAAGAGACATAAATTACGCAAATGGGTTGTAGAGACATCATATCCTCATATTGAAGAACTCTGCTCAAAGGGGTTAGACACATGACCATTTAATaagttttctcattttatttaagCTTCATTTCATGGACTTGTAGAAATTTTCTCAGGTAtgattttgtttctttgcttcTCAGTCGCCTATTCCCCGAGAGCAACAAAAACAGCGTATGTTCCTTTTGCTTTCCATGTGGATGTCACTTATTCTGTTGGTGTTGGTGATTAAGCTGAATAATTATTTCTCTGGCagggttttaaaaaatcaaaatcaagggAAGTTGATATTGATACCAAATCTCAATTTCTCACTTCTTTGGAATTGCATAGTCAGCTCAAAAAATTAAGTCATATGCCTGCAAGGAACTATATGGAACTTGACCATGTTTCACTCTTGGATGATGGTCCTTCATCTTGTTGGTTGAATAGATCACCAGAGGGGGTTCTCTCAAATTTTTACACTCCCCCAATCGATGCCGGTATAGCATGTCTCGAGTATGAAATGAGAGAAACCGATTATGAAGTAGGAGGAAGAAGTCCAGTTCTATGCACTCAGTGTGATTCCACTTATGGCTTTCAATCTAAAAGATATGGATCTCTTGCATATAATCATCTCAAAGAACTGGATGACTTgcattatccaaaaaaatgttTGATTAAAAGTGGGTCAAATCCTCTTCTTCTGGGTTGGGACTTTGGCAGGAATACAGAGGAAAGAAACTCGTCTAATACTTGTCAAAATACAGAGCTGAATCTGTATTCACCTTCATCAAGTTCCTTGGGTGATTATCATCAGCACATTCTGGATGAAAGGATAGGTGCAAAAGAGTTAAGTGAATCATCCTTCCTGTCAACAAATTCTCCAAATGTTATTTCATTCCCATGGTCCTATTCAGCCAACTATAACGAACTTGATTTTGGAAAACAAGTTGAAGACAAGGAAGATATAAATGCTGACTTTAACCATTTTCCTCTAGCTCTAACACTTGCACCAGACTATCTTACTCTGGCTGAAGATCACAAGAATGACACTAAATGCAAAGATAGCAGCATCTTCTCTTCTCCTCATAATCTTGATATAATGAGCGAGGTTTTTGGTGAGAGATATCATCATCCTGGTTTTGAAGGTGTCCTCTCCTCTggacttgattttgatttagaatGGGATTGCCCATCATTAAGTGGTTCCTCAAGGAAGCATCATCCACCTGTCGATTGTGCTTTTCAGTCTCCCAGAAATGAAGGAACATATTCATGCTTTTTACTCAAAGACAAGAGTGAAAGTTTCCTAGATGGTTCAAGTCATAGAGGAACCCTGAGTCATGTCAGTGATATTGTTAACATCCAAGACTTGTCatcattttatttccaaatgCCGCTAGAAAAAGACAGGCCATGCCCTTTGCTGCTCGATAAATCAAGCTGGGATGGAACTTGAggacaaatttattatgatGATAGTAAAGATGCTTCCAAGCATTTTGGACATGCTCTTCATGCTTTCATTATGCTTAGTTGTAGCTGCACATTATTGTTAATGTAGCTACTTTGTTTACTGGAATTTTCCAATGTTTTAAAGATTTTAAGTATACGGGTCTATCAAGAGATTACTTGTGAATTTGACACTGCCTTGTCTATTGTCATATGTTGGGGGCAAGTTCAATCTCTCTTGTCATCTCTCAAAAGTTGTTTCTTAAGCCACACCCTGGCACAAGAAGCTACACTTGCCACACAATCTCAAAGAAGCCCACCCCTTAAATTGCAGTGATGTGGCAGTTTGTACACTGTTAAATAAAATCTGAACTGTGAGATGGACAAGACTAGGTATGAAGAGGGTATCAAAGAGGGTGGTGAAGCTTTGGAAGTAACCTTTAGAATCTTAACTTAGGGAGCAGGTGGACTCTagctcacatttttttttctttcaactaccaagaaaagataaaaagttataaaacatgCTCacaatggtttacaaaagttccTGATGCATGTTTAGTCATATGCTTGCAAAAAATGAACCCCTCTACTCTCCTGTAGTCCAGGTCTGCTATTATTAGTGCTAAGCAAGTGCATGGGGTTGTTTAGTAGTCTAGTCTATTATTGCTTTGGCATGCTTCTTGTTTGCTAGGATTACTACTCTATCAAATCCCGCTTCTCTGACAGCAGCCAGTTTGGCATTTATTTGTTGGAGATCTGAGAGTATACCAAGTCCACACCTTTAGAGAGTGTTCCAACTGGCAACCAACCACGTTGGATGAGAGCTGCAAGGGTAAGAGAAGGAAAGGGGATCCAGTTTCTTTCTGTAAAAATAGAGGTCCATGTCTGTGGCTGGTTTTTTCAGCTGGACTGTTGAAGATTCTATTGTGACAGCAACTTTATTGGCTTTTTTATGAAGCATTATTGAAGATTCTAGCTTTGGGATTTCTCTGTGTTAGTATTCTTAGAAGCAACAAAGAGGTGGCAGAGTTACCTAATAGAGAGGCTGTGGTAAAGGACAAATGTATGGGATTGACATGTGGATAGACGTTTTGGCAAAGCCTTGATCTCTAGCAACCATTGCCCCTAAGTCTTTATAAACAGTAGCTTGGATAATAGACAGAGAGCTCCTAATCTTCTAATCTTTTCTTCTTGTGCTGTTTTAGTTCCTTTGTTTCAATGTACC contains the following coding sequences:
- the LOC115962064 gene encoding uncharacterized protein LOC115962064, producing MKRQISKTTHKDPSPIIGATLPQQSRRLRVVRSSDFRIPNPTSQSTKDISCRKRVKLTNLDVNIPLSCRRNASSTALEGRQSPRYDDPKTSEFAFFKKLKENAGHKHQSHTLDKEENQSKKFRISDCSGGNPNSVKFSCKDFSSSLLAENVTPSNFSSHLSPLGGASKKSEGNSPEAYSTSAGGQHGYGEIFSKKRHKLRKWVVETSYPHIEELCSKGRLFPESNKNSGFKKSKSREVDIDTKSQFLTSLELHSQLKKLSHMPARNYMELDHVSLLDDGPSSCWLNRSPEGVLSNFYTPPIDAGIACLEYEMRETDYEVGGRSPVLCTQCDSTYGFQSKRYGSLAYNHLKELDDLHYPKKCLIKSGSNPLLLGWDFGRNTEERNSSNTCQNTELNLYSPSSSSLGDYHQHILDERIGAKELSESSFLSTNSPNVISFPWSYSANYNELDFGKQVEDKEDINADFNHFPLALTLAPDYLTLAEDHKNDTKCKDSSIFSSPHNLDIMSEVFGERYHHPGFEGVLSSGLDFDLEWDCPSLSGSSRKHHPPVDCAFQSPRNEGTYSCFLLKDKSESFLDGSSHRGTLSHVSDIVNIQDLSSFYFQMPLEKDRPCPLLLDKSSWDGT